CTGAAAGAATGTGTGTCTGCTGCAGAAGGAAGGGTGAAAAATCTGAATTTTTTAGAATTTCTGAGCAGAATGGAAAATACATTTTTGACAGGGAAATGAAAGTGCAGGCAAGAGGGTTTTATGTTTGTAAAACTAATGAATGTGTTGAAAGGCTTTCAAAAAATAAGAAATATAACATTGAAATTGAGCAGCTTGTAAAAATGATGGAGCAAATAAAATGTGAAAAAAAATATATAATTGATATTTTAAAGCCGATGAAAAATTCTGAATATTTTGTTTTTGGGATTGATGAAACGATTGATGGAGTGAAAAAGGGAAAAGTGAAACTTTTGATAATTCCTCGGGATATAAAGGCGAAATATATTGAAGAATTTGAAAAATTGAAGGAAAATTTTAATTTTGAGATTATATTTGTTGAAAAAAAAGAGGAATTGATAAGGCTTTTTTCAAGAGATGTCAATGTTGTCGGTATTTTTAATAAAAAGGTAATAAAGGGAATATTGAGCAAAGTGGAGGTGATGAACGGATGAAAGTGCATGAATTAGCAAAGGAAAATGGTTTTACGGCATCTAAGTTTATGGAGGAAATCCGAAAATTTGGAATTGATAAAAAACATCACATGAATGTGCTAAGTGGCGAAGAAGTTGACTTGATAAGGAAAAAACTTCAGAAGGGTGTTCAGAATCAAAGTCAAAGTGATGGCAGTAAAACTGAAAATCTGAATAGAAATGAAGAAAAAACAGCAAAATTTGCTGCAAAAAAAGAAAATGACCATTCAGATAGTCAAAAAAACAGTAATGCTGAACATAGTAAAATTAATAATGAAAATAAAAATATTAATGAAAATTACGAAAAATTTAAACAACCATTGGAAAAAAATATTAAACTAAATGCAGAAAAAAAATCAGAGGGCATTAATAAAGGTAATCTGAATAATATAAAAAATTTAGATAATAATAAAAATCAAAAATTTGAAAAATCAAATAGATTAGATAAAAACGAAAATAAAAAGAAAATGGAGATGAAAGTTAATTTGAGTAATCAGAATAATAAGCAAAATGAAATAAATAAAGATAAGCAAAATTATAAAAATAGAGATAACCGTGACAATAGGGAAAACGGAACGAGAAACTTCCAAAATAGAGACAATCGAAATAAAGATGGATTTAAGCGAGAAGGAAGAGAAAATAACTTTAGAAAAGATAATAAAAGTTTTAATAAGGATGGAAATAATCAGTCGAGAGATAATCGAGACAGCAGAGGTTTCCAAAAACGTGATAATAGGGATAACCGTGACAATAGAGAAAACGGGCCAAGAAACTTCCAAAATAGAGACAATCGAAATAAAGATGGATTTAAGCGAGAAGGAAGAGAAAATAACTTTAGAAAAGATAATAGAAATTTTAACAGGGATGGAAGTAATCAGTCGAGAGATAATCGAGATAACAGAGGTTTCCAAAACAGAGATAACCGTGACAATAGAGAAAACGGACCAAGAAACTTTAGGGATAGACAGGATAATAGAGGATTTTCCGATAGAGGCGGATTTAATAGAGATAGAGATGACTTCAGAAAAGATAATAGAAATAACTTTTCTGGCGGAAGAAAAGATGTGCAAACTGAAATTCCAGCGGCAACAGTTGCTGAAAAGGGAAAAGCTGGTGGAAAAGGAAAAGGAAAATTTGAAAAGAAAAAATACGAAAAGAATAGAAGAGACAGGGAACAGCATGAAAAAGAACTTCGTTCTGATTTTAGAAAGGATGACAAAAAGAAAAAGAAAAATAAAAAACATGAAAAAGTTGTCAAGGATGAAATTATCAGAATTGAAGGAGAGAGCATAGGAATGATAACAATTGGAGATGAAATTGTTATTAAAGATCTGGCTGAAAAACTGGGAATTAATGTTTCTGACATAATTAAAAAGTTCTTTATGGAAGGAAAATTGCTTACGGCAAATGCGATTTTGTCTTTTGAAGAGGCTGAAGAAGTGGCGCTTGACTATGAAGTAATCGTGGAAAAGGAAGAAGTCGAAGAAGTCAGTTATGGTGAAAAATATCATCTTGAACAGGAAGATAAGGAAGATGAGCTTATTACAAGAGCACCTGTTATTACAATTATGGGGCACGTTGACCATGGTAAGACTTCGTTACTTGATGCGCTTAGACATACAAATGTAATTGGTGATGAAGCTGGAGGAATTACACAAAAAATTGGTGCCTACCAAGTAAACTGGAAGGGACAAAGAATTACGTTTATTGATACTCCAGGACATGAGGCGTTTACTGAAATGAGGGCTCGTGGAGCTAATATTACGGATATTTCTATTTTGATTGTGGCGGCTGATGATGGAGTAAAACCTCAAACTGTAGAAGCTATTTCGCATGCTAAGGAAGCTGGAGTTCCAATAATTGTTGCAATTAATAAAATTGATAAGCCAGGGGCTGATCCGATGAAAGTTAGAACGGAATTGACTGAATATGGATTGATGGCTCCTGACTGGGGTGGAAATACAGAATTTGTTGAAATTTCTGCAAAGAAAAAAATTAATTTGGAAGAGCTTCTTGAAACAATATTGATTACTGCAGAACTTGAAGAATTGAAGGCTAATCCTAATAAACGTCCTAAAGCGGTTGTTGTAGAATCAAGACTGGATCCTAAAATGGGGGCAGTTGCCGATGTGCTTGTACAGGAAGGAACGCTTAAAATTGGAGATGTGTTTGTAGCTGGAGAATCTCATGGTAGAGTTCGTTCTATGCTTGATGACAGAGGTAAAAAGATAAATAAGGCAATTATTTCACAACCTGTGGAAATTACAGGATTTAATGTTGTGCCAAATGCAGGAGATATTCTGTATGGTGTTGAAAGTGATAAACAGGCTAAGAAAATTGTAGAAGACTTTATTAGAGAAAGAAAAGTAAATGAACAAAACAAGAAAAAACATATTTCACTGGAAAGTTTGTCACAGGAATTGGAAGAACAAGAATTAAAAGAATTGAAATGTATTATAAGAGCTGATTCAAAAGGGTCTGTTGAAGCATTGAGGGAATCGCTTGAAAAACTTAATACGGAAAAAGTTGTTGTTAATGTAATTCAAGGAAGTGCTGGAGCGGTAACTGAAGGGGACGTAAAACTTGCAGAAGCATCGAATGCAATTATAATAGCATTTAACGTACGTCCAACAACTCCTGCCAGAATTATTGCTGAAAAGACTGGAGTAGAAATTAGAAACTACAATGTAATTTACCATGCAACT
The DNA window shown above is from Leptotrichia wadei and carries:
- the infB gene encoding translation initiation factor IF-2 — its product is MKVHELAKENGFTASKFMEEIRKFGIDKKHHMNVLSGEEVDLIRKKLQKGVQNQSQSDGSKTENLNRNEEKTAKFAAKKENDHSDSQKNSNAEHSKINNENKNINENYEKFKQPLEKNIKLNAEKKSEGINKGNLNNIKNLDNNKNQKFEKSNRLDKNENKKKMEMKVNLSNQNNKQNEINKDKQNYKNRDNRDNRENGTRNFQNRDNRNKDGFKREGRENNFRKDNKSFNKDGNNQSRDNRDSRGFQKRDNRDNRDNRENGPRNFQNRDNRNKDGFKREGRENNFRKDNRNFNRDGSNQSRDNRDNRGFQNRDNRDNRENGPRNFRDRQDNRGFSDRGGFNRDRDDFRKDNRNNFSGGRKDVQTEIPAATVAEKGKAGGKGKGKFEKKKYEKNRRDREQHEKELRSDFRKDDKKKKKNKKHEKVVKDEIIRIEGESIGMITIGDEIVIKDLAEKLGINVSDIIKKFFMEGKLLTANAILSFEEAEEVALDYEVIVEKEEVEEVSYGEKYHLEQEDKEDELITRAPVITIMGHVDHGKTSLLDALRHTNVIGDEAGGITQKIGAYQVNWKGQRITFIDTPGHEAFTEMRARGANITDISILIVAADDGVKPQTVEAISHAKEAGVPIIVAINKIDKPGADPMKVRTELTEYGLMAPDWGGNTEFVEISAKKKINLEELLETILITAELEELKANPNKRPKAVVVESRLDPKMGAVADVLVQEGTLKIGDVFVAGESHGRVRSMLDDRGKKINKAIISQPVEITGFNVVPNAGDILYGVESDKQAKKIVEDFIRERKVNEQNKKKHISLESLSQELEEQELKELKCIIRADSKGSVEALRESLEKLNTEKVVVNVIQGSAGAVTEGDVKLAEASNAIIIAFNVRPTTPARIIAEKTGVEIRNYNVIYHATEEIEKAMKGMLDPEFKEVYFGRIEVKQVFKVSNVGNVAGAAVVDGKVTKDSKIRVIRDGIIIFDGELGSLKRFKDDVKEVVMGQECGIGIQDFNDIKAGDIIESYIMEEIPR
- a CDS encoding DUF448 domain-containing protein, with protein sequence MESLDTVDEKKLENKEKSKPERMCVCCRRKGEKSEFFRISEQNGKYIFDREMKVQARGFYVCKTNECVERLSKNKKYNIEIEQLVKMMEQIKCEKKYIIDILKPMKNSEYFVFGIDETIDGVKKGKVKLLIIPRDIKAKYIEEFEKLKENFNFEIIFVEKKEELIRLFSRDVNVVGIFNKKVIKGILSKVEVMNG